Proteins from a single region of Acinetobacter lwoffii:
- the lldR gene encoding transcriptional regulator LldR: MKVSDKVVQRLRLLIEKNNVQVGERLPAERQLCEQLGVSRSSLREAIQQLITAGIIQSKAGAGTYLKQLPAHWSQYQIVEPLSGLMDQDPEYRFDVQEARMVLEGGTAWYAAQRATPSDLINIRQCFEQISHFQALGDDAHAAIADANFHLAIAEASHNLVLIQMMRSLFDLLQDNVMLGRRKVYTTPQHFEQLHDQHFEVMDAIERQDSETARKAACGHIEFVVQRVRMIDEEEARRQRSSRLNRT; this comes from the coding sequence TGAAAGTCTCCGACAAAGTGGTACAGCGTTTACGTCTGTTGATTGAAAAAAATAATGTGCAAGTCGGAGAGCGATTGCCTGCTGAACGCCAACTCTGTGAACAGTTAGGTGTGTCTCGTAGCTCTTTACGTGAGGCGATTCAACAACTGATTACCGCAGGGATTATTCAGAGCAAAGCGGGTGCAGGCACCTATTTAAAGCAGTTGCCTGCACATTGGTCACAGTATCAAATCGTTGAGCCATTATCCGGTTTGATGGATCAGGATCCTGAATATCGTTTTGATGTACAAGAAGCTCGTATGGTGCTTGAAGGTGGTACAGCATGGTATGCCGCACAACGTGCCACACCCAGTGATTTGATCAATATTCGTCAATGTTTTGAGCAGATTAGCCATTTTCAGGCTTTAGGTGATGATGCCCACGCAGCAATAGCGGATGCGAATTTTCATCTGGCGATTGCAGAAGCATCCCACAATCTAGTGCTGATCCAAATGATGCGTAGTTTGTTTGATTTATTGCAAGACAACGTGATGTTAGGGCGACGTAAAGTTTACACCACACCACAACATTTTGAACAATTGCATGACCAGCATTTTGAGGTGATGGACGCAATTGAACGTCAAGACTCAGAGACTGCACGTAAGGCAGCTTGTGGGCATATTGAATTTGTTGTTCAACGCGTACGTATGATCGATGAAGAAGAAGCTCGTCGTCAACGTTCGAGTCGATTAAATAGGACATAA
- the lldD gene encoding FMN-dependent L-lactate dehydrogenase LldD, which yields MIISSANDYREAAKRRLPPFLFEYIDGGAYAEYTLKRNVDDLSKIALRQRVLNDMSELSLETQLFGENLALPVALSPVGLTGMYARRGEVQAAVAADKKGIPFTLSTVSVCPIEEVAPAIQRPMWFQLYVLRDRGFMKNALERAKAAGCSTLVFTVDMPVPGARYRDAHSGMSGKNAAIRRYMQSCMHPHWAWNVGLLGRPHDLGNISKYLGKPTGLEDYIGWLGNNFDPSISWKDLEWIRDYWEGPMVIKGILDPEDAKDAVRFGADGIVVSNHGGRQLDGVLSSARALPSIASAVKGDIKILADSGIRNGLDVVRMLAMGADICMLGRAFVYALGAAGGSGVSNLLDLIEKEMRVAMTLTGARTIADITSDCLVKLEKE from the coding sequence ATGATTATTTCTTCTGCAAATGACTATCGTGAAGCTGCGAAACGTCGTTTACCGCCATTTTTATTTGAATACATCGATGGTGGTGCCTATGCGGAATATACTTTAAAGCGTAATGTAGACGATTTATCAAAAATCGCTTTACGTCAACGTGTGTTAAATGACATGTCTGAGCTGAGCTTAGAAACGCAATTGTTTGGTGAAAATTTGGCGTTGCCAGTGGCATTGTCACCTGTAGGTCTAACGGGTATGTATGCGCGTCGTGGTGAAGTTCAAGCCGCGGTTGCCGCAGATAAAAAGGGCATTCCATTTACCTTATCAACAGTTTCAGTTTGTCCAATTGAAGAAGTGGCACCTGCGATTCAACGTCCGATGTGGTTTCAACTGTATGTACTACGTGACCGTGGTTTTATGAAAAATGCCTTGGAACGTGCTAAAGCCGCAGGCTGTTCTACCTTAGTATTCACAGTCGATATGCCTGTTCCAGGTGCGCGTTATCGTGATGCACATTCAGGAATGAGTGGTAAAAATGCTGCAATACGTCGTTATATGCAATCGTGTATGCACCCACACTGGGCTTGGAATGTCGGTTTATTGGGTCGTCCGCATGATTTGGGTAACATTTCGAAATATTTAGGTAAGCCGACAGGTCTGGAAGATTATATCGGTTGGCTGGGAAATAACTTTGACCCTTCAATTTCTTGGAAAGATCTTGAGTGGATTCGTGATTATTGGGAGGGTCCCATGGTTATTAAGGGGATTTTAGATCCTGAGGATGCCAAGGATGCGGTACGTTTCGGAGCAGATGGAATTGTGGTCTCCAATCACGGTGGTCGTCAGCTTGATGGTGTTTTGTCTTCTGCTCGTGCGCTTCCTTCAATTGCAAGTGCGGTCAAAGGTGACATCAAAATTTTAGCAGATTCAGGGATTCGTAACGGTCTTGATGTGGTACGTATGTTGGCTATGGGTGCAGATATTTGCATGCTTGGTCGTGCATTTGTATACGCACTTGGTGCTGCCGGCGGTTCTGGGGTAAGTAATTTACTAGATTTGATTGAGAAAGAAATGCGTGTGGCAATGACATTGACTGGTGCAAGAACCATTGCAGATATTACATCGGATTGCCTGGTCAAGCTAGAGAAAGAGTAA
- a CDS encoding VF530 family DNA-binding protein: MNTSNDPLHGKKLADILDELLDYYGGFEGLSRKIEVRCFCIDPSVKSSLRFLRTTPWAREKVESLYLYVLRQKAKQKP; the protein is encoded by the coding sequence ATGAACACCTCCAATGACCCTTTACACGGCAAAAAACTTGCTGACATTTTGGATGAATTATTGGATTACTACGGTGGCTTTGAAGGTTTAAGTCGTAAAATTGAAGTTAGATGTTTTTGCATAGATCCAAGTGTTAAATCATCATTGCGATTCTTGCGTACCACACCATGGGCACGTGAAAAAGTAGAAAGCTTATATTTGTACGTCTTACGCCAAAAGGCCAAACAGAAACCGTAA
- a CDS encoding excinuclease ABC subunit UvrA: MKIHSFGEHNNITLSNNCIEVRGAREHNLKDVDVSIPRNALVVFSGVSGSGKSSLAFGTIFAEAQRRYFESVAPYARRLIDQAGVPDVDAIDGLPPAVALQQQRGASNTRSSVGSVTTLSSLVRMIYSRAGAYPADQPMLYAEDFSPNTPQGACPTCHGLGHIYEVTESTMVPDPTLSIRERAIASWPPAWHGQNLRDILVTLGYDVDRPWKDLPQSDRDWILFTEETPTVPVYAGLSPAETQSALKRKLEPSYMGTFTGARRYVLHTFANTQSTLMKKRVSRFMEGKICPSCHGKRLKPEALSITFAGVDIGEFMQLSLDKLTCLLEPIVLGNFDAHDAGEKTNNKVTQLDRSERATTGRAVHSVSPDVRRTSALSDEKKIAAQRLANGVVGRLNQLRQLGLGYLTLDRATPTLSAGELQRLRLATQLSSMLFGVVYVLDEPSAGLHPSDSQSLYDSLDKLRDAGNSVFVVEHDLELMRRAQWLVDVGPDAGEQGGNILYSGVPQGLSEISASRTASYLFNKIPVTQSYGRTPSGWLELNNIYRHNLHNIDARIPLGVLTAVTGISGSGKSSLVSQALPELVLSYLGNESETENNNENNPLNEGMLVTEVTLGSLAGDVEAIQRLVQVDQKPIGRTPRSNLATYTGLFDHVRKLFAGTPEARQAHYDAGRFSFNVAKGRCETCEGEGFVSVELLFMPSVYAPCPTCHGARYNDNTLKIRWNGRNIAEVLGMTVNEARDFFDGEVSIARSLQLLKEIGLGYLRLGQPATELSGGEAQRIKLATELQRNQRGNTLYILDEPTTGLHPSDVDRLLVQLQRLVDAGNTVVMIEHDMRAVAQADWVIDVGPGAGNAGGNIVVAGTPKQITENQDSRTAPYLVNELVSRDTKR, encoded by the coding sequence ATGAAAATACATTCTTTTGGTGAACACAATAACATTACTTTATCTAATAATTGTATTGAAGTTCGAGGTGCACGTGAGCATAACCTTAAGGATGTAGATGTTTCTATCCCAAGAAATGCACTTGTTGTTTTCTCAGGTGTATCGGGTTCAGGAAAATCATCACTTGCTTTTGGAACTATTTTTGCTGAAGCACAAAGAAGATATTTCGAATCTGTTGCACCTTATGCAAGACGCTTAATAGATCAGGCCGGAGTACCAGATGTTGATGCTATTGATGGTCTACCACCAGCAGTAGCATTGCAACAACAACGTGGTGCAAGTAATACCCGTTCTTCTGTTGGAAGTGTAACAACTTTATCAAGTCTCGTGCGAATGATTTATTCGCGTGCTGGTGCATATCCTGCCGATCAGCCAATGTTATATGCCGAGGACTTTTCACCGAACACTCCTCAAGGTGCTTGTCCTACCTGTCATGGTTTAGGTCACATTTATGAAGTTACAGAATCGACAATGGTTCCTGACCCAACACTCAGTATTCGTGAGAGAGCTATCGCATCATGGCCACCTGCTTGGCACGGGCAAAACTTACGCGATATCCTAGTAACCCTAGGGTATGATGTTGATCGACCATGGAAAGATTTACCGCAATCGGATAGAGACTGGATTTTATTTACTGAAGAAACCCCAACAGTTCCTGTCTATGCTGGTTTAAGCCCCGCTGAGACTCAATCTGCACTTAAACGTAAACTAGAACCCAGCTATATGGGCACTTTCACTGGTGCTCGTCGCTATGTCCTTCATACTTTTGCTAATACGCAAAGCACGTTGATGAAAAAACGTGTTTCACGTTTTATGGAAGGAAAAATATGCCCTTCCTGTCATGGTAAACGCCTTAAACCAGAAGCCTTATCTATTACCTTTGCTGGAGTAGATATTGGTGAGTTTATGCAACTTTCTTTGGATAAGTTAACTTGCCTGCTTGAGCCCATTGTTCTTGGCAATTTCGACGCTCATGATGCTGGAGAAAAGACTAATAATAAAGTAACCCAACTTGATAGATCTGAACGAGCAACAACAGGTAGAGCAGTGCATTCTGTATCTCCAGATGTAAGACGTACGTCAGCACTTTCAGATGAAAAGAAAATTGCTGCCCAGCGTTTAGCAAATGGTGTGGTGGGGCGTTTAAATCAATTACGCCAGTTAGGTCTTGGTTATCTAACATTAGATAGAGCCACACCGACTCTTTCAGCGGGAGAGTTACAACGTTTGCGTTTAGCAACACAATTAAGTTCTATGCTATTTGGTGTAGTTTATGTACTGGATGAACCGTCTGCTGGATTACATCCTTCAGATAGTCAGTCATTATATGATTCTCTCGATAAATTAAGAGACGCTGGAAACTCCGTATTTGTTGTAGAGCATGATTTAGAGCTCATGCGTCGTGCTCAATGGTTAGTGGATGTTGGACCAGATGCAGGAGAGCAAGGTGGTAATATTTTATATAGTGGAGTACCTCAGGGTTTAAGTGAGATTTCAGCTTCACGTACTGCAAGTTATTTATTTAATAAAATCCCAGTTACTCAAAGTTATGGACGTACACCCTCTGGTTGGCTTGAACTTAACAATATTTACCGACATAACCTGCATAATATTGATGCTCGTATACCTCTTGGTGTACTTACAGCAGTTACAGGTATTTCAGGTTCAGGTAAATCTAGTCTCGTTTCTCAAGCTTTACCCGAGTTAGTACTTTCATATTTAGGCAATGAATCTGAAACTGAAAACAATAATGAAAATAATCCTTTAAATGAAGGAATGTTGGTTACCGAGGTTACACTGGGTTCTCTGGCTGGTGATGTGGAGGCTATACAGCGTCTGGTACAGGTTGATCAAAAACCAATTGGCCGTACTCCACGTTCTAATCTGGCAACTTATACGGGTTTATTTGATCATGTTAGAAAGTTATTTGCTGGGACTCCTGAAGCTCGCCAAGCTCATTATGATGCTGGACGTTTTTCGTTTAATGTGGCTAAAGGGCGATGTGAAACTTGTGAAGGTGAAGGCTTTGTCAGTGTAGAGTTATTGTTTATGCCAAGTGTATATGCCCCTTGTCCGACATGTCATGGTGCTCGATATAATGATAACACTCTGAAAATTCGCTGGAATGGACGTAATATTGCTGAAGTATTAGGAATGACCGTCAATGAAGCACGTGATTTTTTTGATGGAGAGGTCTCGATTGCTCGTTCACTACAATTATTAAAGGAAATTGGCCTTGGTTATTTACGTTTAGGGCAACCAGCGACTGAACTATCTGGTGGAGAAGCGCAACGTATTAAATTGGCGACCGAGCTGCAACGCAATCAGCGTGGAAATACACTGTATATACTTGATGAGCCAACTACAGGTTTGCATCCATCAGATGTAGATCGATTGTTAGTTCAATTGCAGCGATTAGTCGATGCGGGTAATACCGTGGTTATGATTGAGCATGATATGCGTGCCGTTGCACAAGCAGATTGGGTGATTGATGTGGGACCAGGTGCTGGAAATGCTGGTGGGAATATTGTTGTGGCAGGAACACCAAAACAAATAACAGAAAATCAAGATAGCCGTACTGCTCCATATTTAGTTAATGAGTTAGTGAGTCGTGATACTAAACGTTGA
- a CDS encoding addiction module antidote protein, whose translation MVRVADLPSFDMAESLKTEEDIVMYLNMVLEENDPAELAHALGVIAKARGMTQIAKEAGIGREALYKALRHDSAPRFDTINRVVNALGLKLKVQHA comes from the coding sequence ATGGTTAGAGTCGCTGATTTACCAAGTTTTGATATGGCTGAGTCACTCAAAACTGAAGAAGATATTGTGATGTATCTCAACATGGTTCTTGAAGAGAATGATCCAGCTGAATTAGCTCATGCTCTTGGTGTTATTGCTAAAGCTCGTGGCATGACTCAAATCGCTAAAGAAGCAGGAATTGGGCGTGAGGCACTCTACAAAGCCCTACGTCATGATTCAGCACCACGTTTTGATACGATTAATCGTGTAGTGAATGCTTTAGGCTTAAAACTCAAAGTACAACACGCCTAA
- a CDS encoding putative quinol monooxygenase produces MLTIIAEIKIEPGSEHLQHVINSFKEITPTVLEEDGCFGYELLINHESHASYQAPLKNTVVMLEKWKSIKHLDSHLATVHMQEHHFKIKDDVLGVDIRILENGF; encoded by the coding sequence ATGTTAACAATTATTGCTGAAATTAAAATAGAACCCGGTTCAGAGCATCTGCAACATGTAATCAATTCATTCAAGGAGATCACACCAACAGTGCTTGAAGAAGATGGTTGTTTTGGTTACGAATTACTTATTAATCATGAGAGTCATGCGTCTTATCAGGCGCCATTGAAAAATACAGTCGTTATGTTGGAAAAATGGAAAAGTATCAAGCATTTAGATTCCCACCTTGCAACCGTACATATGCAAGAACATCACTTTAAGATAAAAGATGATGTTCTTGGTGTTGATATCCGAATTTTAGAGAATGGATTTTAA
- a CDS encoding NAD(P)H-dependent oxidoreductase, giving the protein MNNILIINGAKTFAHSNGELNDTLTILAEEVLTELGHKVKVTRADSAFDPKEEVKKYLWADAIIYQMPGWWMGAPWTVKKYIDDVFTEGHGHIYANDGRSRSDTSKKYGSGGLMHGKKFMLSLTWNAPAEAFTDPKQFFEGRGVDGVYLPFRKANEFLGMQSMSTFIAHDVIKAPNVPQIKDDYRQHLIRNFPASVI; this is encoded by the coding sequence ATGAATAATATTTTAATTATCAATGGTGCTAAAACTTTTGCCCATTCTAATGGTGAATTGAATGATACCTTGACAATTTTAGCAGAAGAAGTATTAACCGAATTAGGTCATAAAGTTAAAGTTACGCGTGCTGATAGTGCTTTTGATCCAAAAGAGGAGGTAAAAAAATATCTTTGGGCTGATGCTATTATTTATCAAATGCCAGGCTGGTGGATGGGTGCACCATGGACAGTAAAAAAATATATTGATGATGTATTTACTGAAGGTCATGGTCATATATACGCAAATGATGGTCGTTCACGTTCGGATACTTCTAAAAAATATGGTTCGGGAGGTTTAATGCATGGCAAAAAATTTATGCTGTCATTAACTTGGAATGCACCTGCTGAAGCATTCACTGATCCAAAACAATTTTTTGAGGGGAGAGGTGTAGATGGGGTTTATTTGCCTTTTCGAAAAGCCAATGAGTTTCTTGGTATGCAAAGCATGTCAACATTTATTGCTCATGACGTCATCAAAGCACCAAACGTACCACAAATAAAAGATGACTATCGCCAACATTTGATCCGTAATTTTCCTGCATCAGTGATATAG
- a CDS encoding LysR family transcriptional regulator: protein MKSTFDELLVFVTIADCGSIVKTAEQLNQTTSAISRTLQRLEKKLNVKLIERTTRSLNLTYDGKIFLERARKLLSDLNEAEELLINPGTEPTGLIKIDSATPFVLHVIIPLIPEFIERYPKISIELTSHDHVIDLLEHKIDVAIRFGDLEDSSLYAKLLYKSRLYIVASAEYLKKNNLPKSIIELNQHRLLGFSHPLHLNNWPIYINDQLYKTSPSITASNGESVRQLALQGVGIACLSEFLILKDINEGKLIALFEDEIKIHEQKIHAVYYKKNYIPKLSLKSKHVFFSELV from the coding sequence ATGAAATCTACATTTGATGAACTTTTAGTATTTGTTACGATCGCTGATTGTGGCTCTATAGTGAAAACAGCAGAACAATTAAATCAAACAACATCTGCTATCAGTCGCACATTACAACGCCTCGAAAAAAAATTAAATGTTAAATTAATCGAACGTACAACCCGTAGCCTTAACCTTACCTATGATGGAAAAATTTTTTTAGAAAGAGCAAGAAAATTACTTTCTGATTTGAATGAAGCTGAAGAGTTGTTAATTAATCCAGGTACTGAACCTACAGGCTTAATTAAAATAGATTCAGCAACACCGTTTGTATTGCATGTAATTATTCCATTAATACCAGAGTTTATAGAACGATATCCAAAGATCAGTATTGAACTAACTAGTCATGATCATGTAATTGATTTATTAGAGCATAAAATAGATGTTGCTATACGATTTGGTGATCTAGAAGATTCAAGTCTCTATGCAAAATTATTATATAAAAGTCGTTTGTATATCGTTGCTAGCGCTGAATATCTCAAAAAAAATAACTTACCAAAATCTATTATTGAGTTAAATCAACATAGATTATTAGGATTTAGCCATCCTTTGCATTTAAATAATTGGCCAATTTATATAAATGATCAACTATATAAAACTTCACCATCTATTACAGCTTCTAATGGCGAAAGTGTTCGTCAACTTGCTTTACAAGGCGTAGGAATCGCTTGTCTCTCTGAATTTTTAATTTTAAAGGATATAAACGAAGGTAAATTAATTGCTTTATTTGAAGATGAAATAAAAATTCATGAGCAAAAAATCCATGCTGTCTATTACAAAAAAAATTATATACCTAAGTTGTCATTAAAAAGTAAACATGTATTCTTTTCCGAATTGGTTTGA